One genomic window of Streptomyces sp. NBC_01276 includes the following:
- a CDS encoding AraC family transcriptional regulator yields MDVVSDAISAVRIGRPSSDRVRIGGRWCARFAPYEGAGFHVVLQGGCWLLPDGGAPLALGTGDAVLLPHGAGHVIADGPAEAEAVARAVPFEEAVARRRGRDLGFGPGEEPGPGSGAVEMLCGKYRLDRSRTHPLMAELPQVVHLPNRVGSHPELRSAIDLLGREMDERQPGACIAVPSLLDLLLVYMIRSWVVAEGTPGTWPAVLGDPVTAAALRALHSDPAAAWTTERLAAEAGVSRPTLARRFTSLVGRPPMAYLTWWRLNLAATLLRDSDDPLATVARRVGYATPYALSHAFNREFGTTPGRYRALAGTA; encoded by the coding sequence ATGGACGTGGTGAGCGACGCTATCTCGGCCGTACGCATCGGGCGGCCCTCCTCCGACCGGGTGCGGATCGGCGGCAGGTGGTGCGCGCGCTTCGCACCGTACGAGGGCGCCGGGTTCCACGTGGTGCTCCAGGGCGGCTGCTGGCTGCTGCCCGACGGCGGTGCACCGCTCGCCCTCGGGACCGGTGACGCGGTGCTGCTGCCGCACGGCGCGGGGCACGTGATCGCCGACGGGCCCGCCGAGGCGGAGGCCGTGGCGCGGGCGGTGCCGTTCGAGGAGGCCGTGGCGCGCAGGCGGGGGCGGGACCTGGGATTCGGACCCGGGGAGGAGCCGGGGCCTGGGTCGGGGGCGGTGGAGATGCTGTGCGGCAAGTACCGGCTCGACCGGAGCCGGACCCATCCGCTGATGGCCGAACTCCCACAGGTCGTCCACCTGCCGAACCGGGTCGGCAGCCATCCGGAACTCCGCTCCGCCATCGACCTTTTGGGGCGGGAGATGGACGAGCGGCAGCCCGGCGCCTGCATCGCGGTGCCCAGCCTGCTCGACCTGCTCCTCGTCTACATGATCCGCTCCTGGGTGGTCGCCGAGGGCACCCCGGGGACCTGGCCTGCCGTCCTGGGCGACCCGGTCACGGCCGCCGCGCTGCGGGCGCTGCACTCGGACCCGGCCGCCGCGTGGACCACCGAGCGGCTGGCCGCCGAGGCGGGGGTGTCGCGCCCCACCCTGGCCAGGCGGTTCACCTCCCTGGTCGGCCGCCCGCCGATGGCCTACCTCACCTGGTGGCGGCTGAACCTCGCCGCGACCCTGCTCAGGGACTCCGACGACCCCCTGGCCACCGTCGCGCGCCGCGTCGGCTACGCCACCCCGTACGCCCTCTCGCACGCCTTCAACCGCGAGTTCGGCACCACCCCCGGCCGCTACCGCGCCCTGGCGGGGACGGCCTGA
- a CDS encoding GNAT family N-acetyltransferase: MPELIAPTPRLRASWLSARQEWGPDAHMDGAGLGREDDVDSPEGFAAWTRRLHGYGDRTAPIEQGRVHATYWWIADGDTYLGAIDLRHYLNGFLLDAGGHIGYGVRPSARGRGLAGWALREVLHEARVLGMDRVLLTCDPGNEASVRTIERGGGLLEDVRDTLVGPKRRYWITL; encoded by the coding sequence ATGCCCGAGCTCATCGCCCCCACCCCCCGTCTCCGGGCCTCCTGGCTCTCCGCCCGGCAGGAGTGGGGGCCGGACGCCCACATGGACGGCGCCGGCCTGGGCCGCGAGGACGACGTGGACAGCCCGGAGGGCTTCGCCGCCTGGACCCGGCGGCTGCACGGCTACGGGGACCGTACGGCGCCGATCGAGCAGGGCCGCGTGCACGCGACGTACTGGTGGATCGCGGACGGCGACACCTACCTCGGCGCCATCGACCTGCGCCACTACCTCAACGGCTTCCTCCTCGACGCCGGGGGCCACATCGGCTACGGCGTCCGCCCCTCCGCCCGCGGGCGCGGGCTCGCGGGCTGGGCACTGCGCGAGGTCCTCCACGAGGCGCGCGTCCTCGGCATGGACAGGGTCCTGCTGACCTGCGACCCCGGGAACGAGGCCTCCGTGCGCACCATCGAGCGGGGCGGCGGCCTCCTGGAGGACGTCCGCGACACCCTCGTCGGACCCAAGCGGCGGTACTGGATCACCCTCTGA
- a CDS encoding ATP-binding protein: protein MILATGLYRAGHLNAVLSSAVMAWVFWWYLRRQGALLDAAQSRAVTAEAARARQAERTAHHAALHDTVLATLTTIAAGRVDANAAPVRERCAREAAYLRRLVQQEEDAPRRRGGADPGATAVTAVGAALEAAVRSAECLGLRVAARYHALPAVPREVAAALEAAVCEALNNVRSHAGTGEAFLTAVGDGDGNLAVTVVDRGAGFDPAAAGGSGGTGLRRSVYARMTAIGGFARVHDTCPDRPRLAPRERQVLLDYASGLTLKATARRARISPNTAKYYLDQVLDG, encoded by the coding sequence ATGATCTTGGCCACCGGGCTCTACCGGGCCGGCCACCTCAACGCGGTGCTCTCCTCCGCGGTGATGGCATGGGTGTTCTGGTGGTACCTGCGGCGCCAGGGCGCCCTGCTGGACGCCGCCCAGAGCCGGGCGGTGACCGCCGAGGCGGCACGGGCCCGCCAGGCCGAGCGGACGGCCCACCACGCGGCCCTGCACGACACGGTCCTGGCCACCCTGACCACCATCGCCGCCGGCCGCGTCGACGCCAACGCGGCGCCGGTGCGCGAGCGGTGCGCGCGGGAGGCGGCGTACCTGCGGCGGCTCGTCCAGCAGGAGGAGGACGCGCCGCGCCGCCGCGGCGGAGCCGACCCCGGGGCGACGGCGGTCACGGCCGTCGGCGCCGCCCTGGAGGCGGCCGTACGCTCCGCGGAGTGCCTGGGACTGAGGGTCGCCGCCCGGTACCACGCGCTGCCCGCCGTCCCCCGCGAGGTGGCCGCCGCTCTGGAGGCGGCCGTCTGCGAGGCGCTGAACAACGTACGGAGCCACGCCGGGACGGGAGAGGCCTTCCTGACCGCCGTCGGCGACGGGGACGGGAACCTCGCGGTCACGGTCGTGGACCGGGGCGCCGGGTTCGATCCGGCCGCGGCGGGCGGGAGCGGCGGGACCGGGCTGCGCCGCTCGGTGTACGCCCGGATGACCGCGATCGGCGGATTCGCCCGGGTGCACGACACCTGCCCGGACCGGCCTCGGCTGGCGCCCAGGGAGCGGCAGGTGCTCCTGGACTACGCCTCCGGGCTGACCCTGAAGGCGACCGCCCGGCGTGCCCGGATCAGCCCGAACACCGCGAAGTACTACCTCGACCAGGTCCTCGACGGCTGA
- a CDS encoding PP2C family protein-serine/threonine phosphatase: MTRRRPPRPDSADLLSMLGQLTAQAREGAELHQARVELAEALQRELLPATLPALPGLRAAARYTPARRGLEIGGDWYDGFLVARDAVAFSIGDVQGHDVAATAFMGQVRVCLRALASVIADPGEVLNRVNDVLLAMDSELFATCTLLRIDPRTGEIAGARAGHVPAVWATADGRYGIAEDAGGPPLGTLPGARYEVTRRTLVDAGSIVLLTDGVVEGPAFPIEEGLARVLRLVRDAAGGDPDELAAEVLKVADSTGHADDAAVLAIGYDLG, translated from the coding sequence GTGACCCGGCGCCGCCCCCCTCGGCCGGACAGCGCCGACCTGCTGAGCATGCTGGGGCAGCTCACCGCCCAGGCGCGGGAGGGGGCGGAGCTGCACCAGGCCCGCGTGGAGCTGGCCGAGGCCCTCCAGCGCGAGCTGCTGCCCGCCACCCTGCCCGCCCTGCCCGGACTGCGAGCCGCCGCCCGGTACACGCCCGCCCGGCGCGGCCTGGAGATCGGCGGCGACTGGTACGACGGATTCCTGGTGGCGCGGGACGCCGTCGCCTTCTCCATAGGCGACGTCCAGGGCCACGACGTCGCGGCCACCGCCTTCATGGGCCAGGTCAGGGTCTGCCTGCGCGCCCTGGCCTCCGTCATCGCCGACCCGGGCGAAGTCCTGAACCGGGTCAACGACGTCCTGCTCGCGATGGACAGCGAACTGTTCGCGACCTGCACCCTGCTGCGCATCGATCCGCGCACGGGCGAGATCGCGGGCGCGCGGGCGGGCCACGTACCGGCCGTCTGGGCCACCGCCGACGGCCGGTACGGCATCGCCGAGGACGCCGGGGGCCCGCCGCTGGGCACCCTGCCCGGAGCGCGCTACGAGGTCACGAGGCGCACCCTGGTGGACGCGGGGTCCATCGTCCTGCTCACGGACGGGGTGGTCGAAGGGCCGGCGTTCCCGATCGAGGAGGGGCTGGCGCGCGTGCTGCGCCTGGTCCGGGACGCCGCGGGCGGGGATCCCGACGAGCTCGCCGCCGAGGTGCTGAAGGTGGCCGACTCCACCGGGCACGCCGACGACGCCGCCGTGCTGGCCATCGGCTACGACCTCGGCTGA
- a CDS encoding D-hexose-6-phosphate mutarotase, which translates to MNDNLLALPVLEQLAPSVTRRRIGEIPLLVVDHPRVRGAVSLQGAQLIAWQPVGSAPGLWLGERNAWVAGTPVRGGVPLCWPWFGTVAKPSHGFARTLDWDLVSHGTTEDGVVLEFRLEASDVTRALWPHEFTLTTRITLGETCGIEVEAVGEHRSTAALHTYLQIGDLGEAEVSGLGKHYRDNLLASDVSDAGGAVTPTDHIERVYPEPDEVALVTDRALGRAVEITHHGASDVIVWNPGPELAAGMSDLTDEDHRHFLCVETGRVNTPLEAAPGRPARLGLTLRLLPA; encoded by the coding sequence ATGAACGACAACCTGCTCGCCCTCCCCGTCCTCGAACAGCTCGCCCCGTCGGTCACCCGCCGCCGGATCGGCGAGATCCCGCTCCTGGTCGTCGACCACCCGCGCGTCCGGGGCGCGGTCAGCCTCCAGGGGGCCCAGCTGATCGCCTGGCAGCCCGTGGGATCCGCACCGGGGCTGTGGCTGGGCGAGCGCAACGCCTGGGTGGCGGGGACCCCCGTCCGGGGCGGAGTGCCACTGTGCTGGCCGTGGTTCGGCACCGTCGCCAAGCCCTCGCACGGCTTCGCCCGGACCCTCGACTGGGACCTCGTGTCACACGGCACGACCGAGGACGGGGTCGTGCTGGAGTTCCGGCTGGAGGCCTCGGACGTCACGCGCGCCCTGTGGCCGCACGAGTTCACGCTGACCACCCGGATCACGCTCGGCGAGACCTGCGGCATCGAGGTCGAGGCGGTCGGCGAGCACCGGAGCACGGCCGCCCTGCACACCTACCTGCAGATCGGCGACCTGGGCGAGGCCGAGGTCTCGGGACTCGGCAAGCACTACCGCGACAACCTCCTCGCGTCGGACGTGTCCGACGCCGGCGGCGCGGTGACGCCGACGGACCACATCGAACGGGTCTACCCCGAACCGGACGAGGTCGCCCTGGTCACCGACCGGGCCCTCGGCCGGGCCGTCGAGATCACCCACCACGGGGCGAGCGACGTCATCGTCTGGAACCCCGGCCCCGAACTGGCCGCGGGCATGTCCGACCTGACGGACGAGGACCACCGCCACTTCCTGTGCGTGGAGACGGGCCGCGTCAACACCCCGCTGGAGGCCGCGCCCGGCCGCCCCGCCCGCCTGGGCCTCACCCTGCGCCTGCTCCCGGCCTGA
- a CDS encoding 3-hydroxybutyrate dehydrogenase produces MTSGFTTALGGTAGGGAGADLAGRVAMVTGGGGGIGRACAVALAAAGAFVHVVDIDARAAAAVAEQVGGRAHAADLADPAAVEGLPSAVDVLVNNAGLQHVSPIEEFPPERFETLQRVMVTAPFLLLRRTLPHMYGRGWGRVVNISSVHGLRASPFKSGYVTAKHALEGLSKVTALEGAARGVTSNCVNPGYVRTPLVERQIAAQAEAHGIPPERVVGEVLLRGSAIKRLIEPEEVASVALWLCGPHTAHVTGASFPMDGGWTAA; encoded by the coding sequence ATGACAAGCGGATTCACCACCGCACTCGGTGGAACGGCGGGCGGGGGCGCGGGAGCCGACCTCGCGGGGCGCGTGGCGATGGTGACCGGTGGGGGCGGGGGCATCGGGCGGGCCTGCGCGGTGGCGCTGGCCGCCGCGGGGGCCTTCGTACACGTCGTGGACATCGACGCGCGGGCCGCCGCGGCGGTGGCGGAACAGGTCGGGGGGCGGGCCCACGCGGCCGATCTGGCCGACCCCGCCGCCGTCGAGGGGCTGCCCTCGGCCGTCGACGTGCTCGTCAACAACGCCGGACTCCAACACGTCTCGCCCATCGAGGAGTTCCCGCCGGAGCGGTTCGAGACGCTGCAACGGGTGATGGTCACGGCCCCGTTCCTGCTGCTGCGCCGGACCCTGCCGCACATGTACGGGCGCGGCTGGGGGCGCGTGGTCAACATCTCCAGCGTGCACGGGCTGCGGGCCAGCCCCTTCAAGTCCGGCTACGTGACCGCCAAGCACGCCCTGGAGGGGCTCAGCAAGGTCACCGCCCTCGAAGGGGCCGCGCGGGGGGTGACCAGCAACTGCGTGAACCCGGGGTACGTGCGCACACCGCTGGTGGAGCGGCAGATCGCCGCGCAGGCGGAGGCCCACGGCATCCCGCCGGAGCGGGTCGTCGGGGAGGTGCTGCTGCGCGGGTCCGCGATCAAGCGGCTGATCGAACCGGAGGAGGTGGCGTCGGTCGCCCTGTGGCTCTGCGGCCCGCACACCGCCCACGTCACCGGCGCGTCCTTCCCGATGGACGGCGGCTGGACCGCCGCGTGA
- a CDS encoding serine hydrolase domain-containing protein, which produces MNRRLAVSAALLAVVAGVAPATAAQAAPAVSAEAAQNAGTALPAPDLEALQAALQNTLAAGAPGAMARISGVDGVQTKTAGVRDKVSGAAMDTDARFRIGSVTKTFSSVVLLQLVAEKKIELDQPVNHYLPGLLPDDRITVRHLMTHRSGLSDYTNAMFNNTVPGFEAVRNKVFGYRELVQLSLNEPRTGEPGAAYSYSNTNFVVVGMLIEKATGNPVVKEYDRRIIKPLKLRNTSYVHPDTKIKGLHANGYLHPDEDGAPLVDSTEQTVSWAQSAGAMISSAADLNTFTSALVTGRLLSPQMLDQMLTMTPTDATNTRFYGLGLRRYDLSCGTSVYGHTGTVQGFYTYAFSTRDGKRSLAAMANTSNRGSANTALGGTLEAAFCGKKPVKATVRGFAATAPATTPAPAPADVDLPERHAR; this is translated from the coding sequence ATGAACCGACGTCTGGCCGTCAGCGCCGCCCTCCTGGCCGTCGTGGCCGGTGTGGCGCCGGCCACCGCCGCCCAGGCAGCTCCGGCCGTCTCCGCCGAGGCGGCGCAGAACGCCGGGACCGCCCTGCCGGCGCCCGATCTGGAGGCCCTGCAGGCCGCGTTGCAGAACACCCTCGCCGCGGGTGCTCCGGGGGCGATGGCCCGGATCAGCGGTGTGGACGGGGTCCAGACCAAGACGGCGGGCGTCCGCGACAAGGTCAGCGGCGCCGCCATGGACACCGACGCCCGCTTCCGGATCGGCAGCGTCACCAAGACCTTCTCGTCCGTCGTGCTGCTCCAGCTGGTGGCGGAGAAGAAGATCGAGCTGGACCAGCCGGTCAACCACTACCTGCCTGGGCTGCTGCCGGACGACCGGATCACGGTCCGTCACCTGATGACCCACCGCAGCGGGCTGTCCGACTACACCAACGCCATGTTCAACAACACCGTGCCCGGCTTCGAGGCCGTGCGCAACAAGGTGTTCGGCTACCGGGAGCTGGTGCAGCTCTCGCTGAACGAGCCCCGCACGGGGGAGCCGGGCGCCGCGTACAGCTACTCGAACACCAACTTCGTCGTCGTCGGCATGCTCATCGAGAAGGCGACCGGGAACCCGGTCGTCAAGGAGTACGACCGCCGCATCATCAAGCCCCTGAAGCTCCGCAACACCTCCTACGTGCACCCCGACACGAAGATCAAGGGCCTGCACGCCAACGGCTACCTGCACCCGGACGAGGACGGCGCGCCGCTGGTCGACTCCACCGAGCAGACGGTGTCCTGGGCCCAGTCCGCCGGGGCGATGATCTCCAGCGCGGCCGACCTCAACACCTTCACCTCGGCCCTGGTGACGGGCAGGCTGCTCTCGCCGCAGATGCTGGACCAGATGCTCACCATGACCCCGACCGACGCGACCAACACGCGTTTCTACGGTCTGGGCCTGCGCCGGTACGACCTGTCCTGCGGCACCTCCGTCTACGGCCACACGGGCACCGTGCAGGGCTTCTACACGTACGCCTTCTCCACCCGTGACGGCAAGCGCAGCCTGGCCGCGATGGCGAACACCTCGAACCGGGGATCTGCGAACACCGCACTCGGCGGCACCCTCGAAGCGGCCTTCTGCGGCAAGAAGCCGGTGAAGGCGACCGTGCGCGGCTTCGCGGCCACCGCCCCGGCCACCACCCCGGCCCCGGCCCCGGCCGACGTGGACCTGCCGGAGCGCCACGCCCGCTGA
- a CDS encoding MBL fold metallo-hydrolase, with amino-acid sequence MENESKQSMVFGDVEVIRVVEWQGPFVPSLGLVPTSGERMWKENEDWLAPDHWHPEEDLAVVALQSWVLRSGGRTVLIDTGVGNGRERPGSPRFHHWQGDFLGALDRAGVSPEEVGLVVNTHVHGDHVGWNTRGEAGEWVPTFPNARYLLPAADDFHFGPRGGYGGGVREDDRLIYEDSVAPVHRAGQADLWEGSHRIDEHLTLEAAPGHTPGSSVLRLDSGGERAVFVGDLLHSPVQILDPSHNSCFCMDPAQAAATRRRILARAAAERELVVPAHFGGPGAVEVRAEGEGFALTRWAAYGPGR; translated from the coding sequence ATGGAGAACGAGAGCAAGCAGAGCATGGTGTTCGGAGACGTCGAGGTCATCCGGGTCGTCGAGTGGCAGGGGCCCTTCGTCCCCTCGCTCGGGCTCGTGCCCACCTCCGGGGAGCGGATGTGGAAGGAGAACGAGGACTGGCTGGCGCCCGACCACTGGCACCCGGAGGAGGACCTCGCCGTCGTGGCCCTGCAGAGCTGGGTCCTGCGCAGCGGCGGCCGTACGGTCCTGATCGACACCGGGGTGGGCAACGGCCGTGAGCGGCCCGGCTCGCCGCGCTTCCACCACTGGCAGGGGGACTTCCTCGGTGCCCTCGACCGTGCCGGGGTCAGCCCCGAGGAGGTCGGCCTGGTCGTCAACACCCACGTCCACGGCGACCACGTCGGCTGGAACACCCGGGGCGAGGCGGGGGAGTGGGTGCCCACCTTCCCCAACGCCCGGTACCTCCTGCCGGCCGCCGACGACTTCCACTTCGGCCCGCGGGGCGGCTACGGCGGCGGGGTCCGGGAGGACGACCGGCTGATCTACGAGGACAGCGTCGCACCCGTCCACCGGGCCGGCCAGGCCGACCTCTGGGAGGGCTCCCACCGCATCGACGAGCACCTCACCCTCGAAGCCGCCCCCGGCCACACCCCCGGTTCCTCGGTGCTGCGCCTGGACTCCGGCGGCGAGCGGGCCGTCTTCGTCGGTGACCTCCTGCACAGCCCGGTCCAGATCCTCGACCCCTCCCACAACAGCTGCTTCTGCATGGACCCGGCGCAGGCGGCCGCCACCCGCCGCCGGATCCTCGCCCGCGCCGCCGCCGAACGGGAACTGGTCGTGCCCGCGCACTTCGGCGGGCCGGGGGCCGTGGAGGTCCGCGCGGAGGGCGAGGGGTTCGCCCTCACCCGGTGGGCCGCCTACGGTCCGGGACGCTGA
- a CDS encoding MarR family transcriptional regulator: MARTDLTMGELTPRDHAFYGLIWAGTTLSARIDQALSRAHELPLSWFEVMLWLSAQREPVAASALGSKTLLSRSQVSRVVDQLQARGLVERLPSPTDARSVSVALTPAGRTAFAEADATRREALREVFDERLDDEDIRALETVWAKLKAK, from the coding sequence ATGGCTCGTACCGACCTCACCATGGGTGAACTGACCCCTCGCGATCATGCCTTCTACGGTCTGATCTGGGCGGGCACCACGCTCTCGGCCCGCATCGACCAGGCCCTGTCCCGGGCCCACGAGCTGCCGCTCTCCTGGTTCGAGGTGATGCTCTGGCTGAGCGCGCAGCGCGAACCGGTCGCCGCCTCCGCCCTGGGCTCCAAGACGCTCCTCAGCCGCAGCCAGGTCTCCCGGGTGGTCGACCAGCTCCAGGCACGGGGCCTGGTGGAGCGTCTCCCTTCCCCCACGGACGCCCGTTCCGTCTCCGTCGCCCTCACCCCCGCCGGGCGCACGGCCTTCGCCGAGGCCGACGCCACCCGCCGCGAGGCCCTGCGGGAGGTCTTCGACGAACGGCTCGACGACGAGGACATCCGGGCCCTGGAAACCGTCTGGGCCAAGCTCAAGGCCAAGTGA
- a CDS encoding SDR family oxidoreductase, with protein sequence MTTPDTPRTVLVTGTSSGIGLAAAVAAAEAGWQVVATMRDTGKAAPLRAAAAEAGVEGLVDVMRLDVVDAASIDACLEEVLARYGRLDAVVNNAGAGRVGTIEQGTIEDVRATMEVNFFGVVQVTRAALPHLRASRGRVITVTSVGGVVGQPFNEAYCAAKFAVEGFMESLAPVAATVGVDVTVVEPGAVASEFVASIGVDVPAMVAAAGPYGDALRNYIARTTQSFAGAQTPAEAARPIVDALTADRPPFRVQTSDWARAFVAPKLADADGSAVRELTGGWVR encoded by the coding sequence ATGACCACGCCCGACACCCCCCGTACCGTCCTCGTCACCGGCACCTCCTCCGGCATCGGCCTGGCCGCCGCGGTGGCCGCCGCCGAGGCCGGATGGCAGGTCGTCGCCACCATGCGCGACACCGGCAAGGCCGCACCGCTGCGCGCCGCGGCCGCCGAGGCCGGGGTCGAGGGCCTCGTCGACGTCATGCGCCTGGACGTGGTCGACGCCGCCTCCATCGACGCCTGCCTGGAGGAGGTGCTCGCGCGGTACGGCCGCCTCGACGCGGTCGTCAACAACGCGGGCGCCGGCCGGGTCGGCACGATCGAGCAGGGCACGATCGAGGACGTCCGCGCCACGATGGAGGTCAACTTCTTCGGCGTCGTCCAGGTCACCCGCGCGGCCCTGCCGCACCTGCGCGCCTCCCGGGGGCGCGTGATCACGGTCACCAGCGTCGGCGGCGTCGTCGGTCAGCCCTTCAACGAGGCCTACTGCGCCGCCAAGTTCGCCGTCGAGGGATTCATGGAGTCCCTCGCCCCGGTCGCGGCCACGGTCGGTGTCGACGTCACCGTCGTCGAGCCCGGCGCGGTGGCCAGCGAGTTCGTGGCCAGCATCGGCGTGGACGTGCCGGCGATGGTGGCGGCGGCGGGCCCGTACGGCGACGCCCTCCGGAACTACATCGCGCGCACGACGCAGTCCTTCGCCGGGGCGCAGACCCCGGCCGAGGCAGCCCGCCCGATCGTGGACGCCCTGACCGCCGACCGGCCCCCGTTCCGGGTGCAGACCTCGGACTGGGCCCGCGCGTTCGTGGCCCCGAAGCTCGCCGACGCGGACGGGTCCGCCGTCCGGGAACTGACCGGCGGCTGGGTCCGCTGA
- a CDS encoding VOC family protein: MERVLGIGGHFMRAADPVALGAWYRDQLGLDADENGLWSQSAGPTVFAAFESGTDYFGSPTQQTMLNFRVRDLDAMLAQLRAGGADVAEATQDMEGVGRFGWVTDPEGNRIELWQPA, encoded by the coding sequence ATGGAACGTGTGCTTGGAATCGGCGGACACTTCATGCGCGCCGCCGACCCGGTGGCCCTGGGCGCGTGGTACCGCGACCAGCTGGGCCTGGACGCCGACGAGAACGGCCTGTGGAGCCAGAGCGCCGGTCCGACGGTGTTCGCGGCCTTCGAGTCCGGGACCGACTACTTCGGTTCCCCCACCCAGCAGACCATGCTCAACTTCCGGGTCCGCGACCTGGACGCGATGCTCGCCCAACTGCGCGCCGGGGGCGCGGACGTGGCCGAGGCGACACAGGACATGGAGGGTGTCGGCCGGTTCGGCTGGGTCACCGACCCCGAGGGCAACCGGATCGAGCTGTGGCAGCCCGCCTGA
- a CDS encoding MASE1 domain-containing protein, whose amino-acid sequence MMRTVEWRGPALALSRILAVAAAYYASARLGLLCQVVVEGSVVTPLWPPTGIALASLLWFGPRIWPGIAVGTYLAIEDLASFSVTDVGIVAGNVLAPLCAYALLCLVGFRTELDRLRDGTALVFLGGLLPMLISAGTGCGTLLITGNLPASNFWAVWSAWWTGDTMGVLLVTPLLLVLRRPRWPQDPYRVLEAVALAVATAAGTILATRSTLSLLFLVFPLLIWAAVRFQLAGSAPCALLVSVLAISAATDRVGPFAGHTLLEIMVNLQALNGAAALTGLLLAALVTEQNNIRMKIEEVCEDLAEVVAHLAPRKPTD is encoded by the coding sequence GTGATGCGCACCGTGGAATGGCGAGGTCCGGCCCTGGCGCTGTCGCGGATCCTCGCCGTCGCCGCGGCCTACTACGCGTCCGCCCGGCTCGGCCTGCTGTGCCAGGTGGTCGTCGAGGGATCGGTCGTCACACCCCTGTGGCCGCCCACCGGCATCGCCCTGGCCTCCCTCCTGTGGTTCGGCCCCCGGATCTGGCCGGGGATCGCGGTGGGCACGTACCTGGCCATCGAGGACCTCGCCTCCTTCAGCGTGACGGACGTCGGGATCGTCGCGGGCAACGTCCTGGCCCCGCTGTGCGCCTACGCGCTGCTGTGCCTGGTGGGCTTCCGCACCGAGCTGGACCGGCTGCGGGACGGGACCGCCCTCGTCTTCCTGGGCGGCCTGCTCCCGATGCTGATCAGCGCCGGCACCGGCTGCGGGACGCTGCTGATCACCGGAAACCTGCCGGCCTCGAACTTCTGGGCCGTGTGGTCCGCCTGGTGGACGGGGGACACGATGGGGGTGCTGCTGGTGACCCCCCTGCTGCTGGTCCTGCGCCGGCCCCGGTGGCCGCAGGACCCGTACCGGGTGCTGGAGGCCGTGGCCCTGGCGGTCGCCACCGCCGCGGGCACGATCCTCGCCACGCGGAGCACCCTGTCCCTGCTCTTCCTCGTCTTCCCGCTGCTGATCTGGGCGGCCGTGCGCTTCCAGCTCGCCGGGAGCGCCCCGTGCGCCCTGCTCGTGTCGGTCCTGGCGATCTCGGCGGCCACCGACCGCGTCGGCCCGTTCGCCGGGCACACCCTGCTGGAGATCATGGTCAACCTCCAGGCCCTCAACGGGGCGGCGGCCCTGACCGGGCTCCTGCTGGCCGCCCTGGTCACCGAGCAGAACAACATCCGGATGAAGATCGAGGAGGTGTGCGAGGACCTGGCGGAGGTGGTGGCCCACCTCGCGCCCCGGAAACCGACGGACTAG